The Harpia harpyja isolate bHarHar1 unplaced genomic scaffold, bHarHar1 primary haplotype scaffold_328, whole genome shotgun sequence genome includes a window with the following:
- the PFN1 gene encoding profilin-1 → MSGWAPYVETLLADGTCQDAAIVGYRDTPAVWAAAPGKTFANITAAEVSALVGKERGPLLVNGLTLGGLRCSVIRDSLLVEGEHSMDLRTKSAAGAPTFNITATITNKTIVLVMGKEGVHGGCVNKKCYEMANHLRRSQY, encoded by the exons ATGAGCGGGTGGGCGCCGTACGTGGAGACGCTGCTGGCGGACGGGACCTGCCAAGACGCCGCTATCGTCGGCTATCGCGATACCCCCGCCGTCTGGGCGGCCGCCCCCGGCAAGACCTTCGCTAATATCACG GCGGCGGAGGTGAGCGCGCTGGTGGGGAAGGAGCGGGGGCCGCTGCTGGTGAACGGCCTGACGCTGGGGGGGCTGCGCTGCTCCGTCATCCGCGACTCGCTGCTGGTGGAGGGCGAGCACAGCATGGACCTGCGCACCAAGAGCGCCGCCGGGGCCCCCACCTTCAACATCACCGCCACCATCACCAACAAGA cGATAGTGCTGGTGATGGGGAAGGAGGGCGTCCACGGCGGCTGCGTCAACAAGAAATGCTACGAGATGGCCAATCACCTGCGGCGCTCCCAGTACTga